The stretch of DNA tcggaattctctgttattaaaattttatagttgaaaatatcctaaatcgcgtaaataattttaataaatattcaggagcaaggcaacggtttttaaaagttgtaatacggtgctaccggtcgattaattattacgtcgtcaaaattatttaaaaatactttttctaacccttgaatataattattaaacgtttcaggtgggacctttagcccgccataaaaagatgaatctttattataggctttttcctttgttttttttttactttttcacccatctactgcaaaataattacgtggtttcggcatttcgaagcataagcgcgggaaacgcgcggtgcaatgcggtgcgagcgctgaggcgggcgttcggcggccctctgtcggttgtatcgtcgacgatacgccgagcggtaggcatatagcgcgtggccttgagcgtgtgacggaggcctggcttgaccaagtataactggatcaggcatgaggggtgggaggaaatgaccgaacgggatagtcttatgtatctttcagtaggagtagcagcgaaaacGCTATAGGCTACTTTCCTACTTATCGGGCgatcaatggggttggccggtggaagtttttagcagatggcgccatcatagcttgccccgtcaatccctagaattgagaattgtgtcaaatttttgtttttttaataccctggatgccagctctttaagccaaatctcatagaaaaaggggcaagctatgatggcgccatctaggcaaacctttgacagttgccaaccccattgtccCGTCTGGACTCcgaaatggggttggccggtggaagtttttagcagatggcgccatcatagcttgccctgtcaatccctattgtgtaaaatttttgtttttttaatacactggatgccagccctttaagccaaatctcatagaaaaaggggcaagctatgatggcgccatctatgcaaacctttgacagttgccaaccccattcacaaattgcgggcatctttctctgtcactctaattacgccttaattggagtaagaGAGAAAGATGCCCTAAATGTGTGCCTCCAGTGCCTACTGTCAATGTCAttctgatctgtcagtgtcactgCCAAGAGTGCCAAGTGAATCAGTGAATTTAGATGCTTTGGAGCttggatatttatattattctCTTTGAATTTACCTATTATAAGtgaaaacatgtaaaatatataGCATTTAAAGCAATATTTCTTGGTAAATTGTATACGTTTCTCGAGTAAACCACAACATGGTGTATTTACATTTCCCTTCTAACCTTACCGAGGAAGAACTTATGCTACAAGCGAAATATCAGAAattaaagaaaaagaaaaaagcaCTTCAAGCTCTCAAGGCACCCAAACAGGAGCCAGAGAAGCCAGTTCTTCCAAAACGGCCTACTGAGGCTCGCGACGCTCGAGAAATAGCACGAAAGTTGATAAAAAGCGGAGCTATACAGGCTATCAAGAGCCCGCCACCTCAACCACAGAATGCTAGCTTCAAGAGACCACGAGCAGGTTAGAAATATTCAATAATCATTGTACACCGTCGCCCAACATACCTTGTGTACTCAATTAAAGAaccatttttttcgaaatggtTAACTATGTAAGTGCTGGTTATCATAACATTCTGTGAACATCAACTTTGTGTCTAATTTTTTATACACTTTAAAGACTAAACTTTTGAAGCTTTGTTTTGGTAAGATAAATTGCTAAGGTCTGTTAGGAGCCCAGTGTATTATACCAAGACTTTTTGACCTTACTGTTAGACTTAATTGAATGTGTAAATTgtctcataatatttatttaaaatcatgTTTCAATTGATAGGAAGAGAACGCAAGCTGAGTGGATCTACTGGGGCTGCTGGTGGGGTAGCCTCATATCAGCCATTCAGCGCATCTCAAGAACCCCCGCCTCCGGAAGAGAAGCCTACTCCCAAAGTCAAATATTTATATGATTCATTTGTCACAGCAAGAGATAAGTATGTTATTGTTTCAAAACTATTGCTTCaaatgtttaatttataattaaaaaaaatcaatattatattatttagtttGTCTAGTGATGATACTGATGATAGTTTCAGGGATCAACCAATGTATTAATTCATTGTTGTTACTTAGTCAATTCCATTAATTCTATAGGTTTATTAGAGGAAGCTTTATAGGTATTAGGCACAACATGATTAAAAcagttttgaattattttaatatccaacAATACAATTAGTTAATATAAACAAGCAGTTTATTTCACAGTATACGACATGAAAGGTCATCCTGGTCATTGATGGGTGATGAGATATCTTATATCGTACACATAGACTCTATGTCTATA from Cydia splendana chromosome 5, ilCydSple1.2, whole genome shotgun sequence encodes:
- the LOC134791109 gene encoding negative elongation factor E → MVYLHFPSNLTEEELMLQAKYQKLKKKKKALQALKAPKQEPEKPVLPKRPTEARDAREIARKLIKSGAIQAIKSPPPQPQNASFKRPRAGRERKLSGSTGAAGGVASYQPFSASQEPPPPEEKPTPKVKYLYDSFVTARDKEEKGPRNPPGSETPGSASAAPAAKSCTLQVAGTRITEEVIRRRLASYEPFTYTQEADEDKVFLTFDTADVAALALTALDGNEEGWRVTTTRRPPQTSGSWAPAASPRNPPPPKDAKRNLLVYDDIFD